A DNA window from Danio aesculapii chromosome 1, fDanAes4.1, whole genome shotgun sequence contains the following coding sequences:
- the jam2a gene encoding junctional adhesion molecule 2A produces the protein MLVCVSLLILIHSVPVVPVTVSSRNPKVEVHEFSDAELSCEFKTEKDTNPRIEWKRKDKEKDVSFVYYGERFVGPFQDRADIAGATVRLRRVTQADAGEYRCEVSAPSDSISLGETNVTLRVLVPPQTPSCDVPSSALTGSQVELRCRDRHSIPPAVYTWYKDNRALPIRHPNATYTVNEFTGVLMFQTVSRSDAGQYHCEAKNGVGPPKSCQHTHMQIDDLNVAAVVSAVVLVCVILVLCAFGVCLAHRQGYFSRHRGRSFWIPHCHGVTHISSQNLNPSEHTQHSGYSHPPKEPQDFKHTQSFML, from the exons GTGTTCCTGTGGTCCCCGTCACAGTCAGCAGCCGCAATCCTAAAGTGGAGGTGCACGAGTTCTCAG ACGCAGAGCTCTCCTGCGAGTTCAAGACTGAAAAAGACACAAACCCTCGCATCGAGTGGAAGAGGAAAGACAAGGAAAAAGACGTGTCCTTCGTTTACTATGGAGAACGATTCGTAG GGCCGTTCCAGGATCGTGCAGATATTGCAGGAGCGACGGTGCGGCTGCGCAGGGTCACTCAGGCGGATGCGGGCGAATATCGTTGTGAGGTCAGCGCTCCGAGTGACTCCATCTCATTGGGAGAAACCAACGTCACTCTGAGAGTTCTGG TTCCTCCTCAGACTCCCTCATGTGACGTGCCTAGCTCTGCTCTGACGGGCTCTCAGGTGGAGCTGCGCTGTAGAGACCGACACAGCATCCCACCCGCCGTCTACACCTGGTACAAAGACAACCGCGCACTGCCCATTCGGCATCCCAACGCCACATACACCGTCAATGAGTTCACCGGTGTACTG ATGTTTCAGACGGTGAGCCGCTCAGATGCAGGTCAGTATCACTGCGAGGCCAAAAACGGAGTCGGACCCCCCAAGAgctgccagcacacacacatgcagatcg atgacCTGAACGTGGCGGCGGTGGTCTCAGCTGTGGTTCTGGTGTGTGTGATCCTCGTCCTCTGTGCGTTTGGAGTGTGTTTGGCTCATCGACAGGGATATTTCAGCC GACACAGAGGAAG gtcaTTCTGGATCCCTCATTGTCACGGCGTCACACACATCAGCAGCCAGAATCTGAACCCAAGCGAACACAC tcagCATTCAGGATACAGTCACCCTCCGAAGGAA CCTCAGGATTTCAAGCACACGCAGTCCTTCATGCTGTGA